The Fictibacillus phosphorivorans genomic sequence GCTACCATCGCAAAAGAAGTTAGCCCTGAAAAAGCGAACTATATCCAATACTTAATTCAAACGTATATTGATCGGTAAAACAAAAAGCCGCACTGCTGTGCGGCTTTTTCATTTTAACTTCTTTTAATGAAAAAGTTATGGTTGTAATAACTTGTTCTGAAGTTCTGGATCGAACGTTTTTGCTTTGATCATCTCGATCTCTAATTGATATGGGGGTTTTTTGTTATTTTTATCTGTACCCACATAAGGTGTTTCAAGAATTTTAGGGATATCTTTAAATTGTTCGTGATGAACGATGTAATTTAAGGCATCAAAGCCGATATGTCCAAAGCCGATGTTTTCGTGTCTATCTTTAGCAGCACCAGTTACATTTTTGCTGTCATTGATGTGGAAAACTTTAATACGATCTATTCCGATCAACTTATCGAACTGGTTCATTACTCCATCAAAATCATGAACGATATCATAACCTGCATCGTGTGTATGACATGTATCAAAACAAACAGAAAGTTTTTCGTTAAGCGATACACCATCAATGATCTGAGCAAGTTCTTCGAATGTTTTACCACATTCAGATCCTTTACCTGCCATTGTCTCTAGTGCGATTTGAACATTCTGCTCTTTTGTTAAAACTTCGTTAAGTCCTTCGATAATTTTCTTGATTCCAATCTCAGAACCTTCACCAACATGTGCCCCCGGATGAAGGACGATCTGTTTTGCTCCTAGTGCGTCCGTTCGTTCGATCTCTCTTCTTAAGAAATCGACTCCCAATTCGAATGTTTCAGGTTTCACAGCATTTCCGATGTTGATGATATACGGTGCATGAACCACGATATCCACGATACCGTTCTCAATCATGTGTTTCGTTCCTGCTTCGATATTAAGGTCTTCAATTTTTTTTCGTCTCGTGTTTTGGGGTGCACCTGTATAGATCATAAATGTGTTGGCACCATATGAAACAGCTTCTTCACTCGCAGCGAGAAGCATTTTTTTACCGCTCATTGAAACGTGAGATCCTAGTTTAATCATATTTTCCCCTCTTCCCTAACCTACTATCTGATGTTTCTTCTTTTCTTCTTCATAAGTTTCTTTTTCTGCTCGTCCATTTTCTTCTTGTAACCAGGCTTTACTTTGCGTGGTTTTGGAACATAAACGCCATCTTGCTCTTTTGCACCCGTACTTTTCTTGCTCGGCTTGACAGGTACCCATTCACCATTCTTATATTGTTCGATGTGGAAGATAATTTTCTTCTCTTTTAACTTTTGAACAGAATGCTGATCTGTTTGCTCGTAAAGAGATGCACAGATTCCTGACATTCCTGCACGGCCCGTTCTTCCTGCTCTATGAATGTAGAAATCAAGATCTTTCGGGAACTCGTAGTTGATGATGTGGCTGACACCTTTGATGTCAATTCCACGAGCTGCAAGGTCAGTTGCTACTAAAAACTGAAACTCAGCTTTTTGAACACGTTTCATGATGCTTTTTCTTGTACGAGGCGGAATATCACCATGAAGACGTTCAACACTCATTCCTTCAGCACTCATAGCATCTGCGATCTCATCAACTGCTTTTTTTGTGTTAGCAAATATAATCGCAAAATATGGATTATAGTTTCTTGCTGTTTTGATAAGCGTAGGAAGTTTGTCATTGTGTTTTGCTTGAATAAGAACGTGCTTGATGTCTTTTGCTGTAATATGCTGTGGTTCAACGTGAACATGCTTAGGGTTCTGCATATATTTTTTTAAGAATGGCTGCAGTTTTTCTGGAACAGTGGCAGAGAACACCATCATTTGTAATTCGTTGGCCATACGAGAAGCGATCAGATCTACATCTTCAATAAAGCCCATATCTAGCATCTGATCGGCTTCATCAACTACGAGCATGTTCGCTGTAAAGACAACTAGCTCTTGAGCGTTTACCAAGTCTTTAATACGACCAGGAGTTCCGATCACTAATTGAGGAACTGTTTTCAGTTTTTCAGCCATACGTTTTCTATCCGTTCCACCAACGATTGCTTTTGCGCGGATTTGCTTATCCTCAGGCATATGCTCAGAGATCTTTAGAAACTCGTTGTAGATCTGTTGTGCTAACTCACGAGTAGGAGCTGTAATTACTGCTTGTACCTCGTCTTTTGTGATGTCTATTCTATGCATCAATGGCAGCAGGAACGCAAATGTCTTTCCTGAACCAGTTTGCGATTGTCCGATCATGTCTTGTCCGTTAATAATTCCCGGAATAACACGCTCTTGAATATCAGTTGGTCTTTCAAATCCAATACCACTTAATGCGGTCTGGAGCGATTCGTTTATTTTTAACCGTTCAAACGGAGATTTCATACGCTCACCTTTTCTTTTCAAATATAAATTCTTCACTTTTAGTATTATAGAGTAAGTTTTGCATTTAAGCCAACCATCCTTAAGATTAATAAGAAAACAGGGATAAATATCACACATGTTTTTCTTATTTCATATTCTATATATGAGCGTATTATTTTGGAAAGGAGGGGGAATTATGCAGCCTTTTTATAGATATCCAAATCAACCTCAGCATCCTATGCAGCCCTTTCAAGTAAATCCATATCTTCAAAACATGAATGGGATGAATGGTATGCCGCGTCAGATGGGTTCTGTTGACAGATTCTTGGGGACGATTGGCAGCGGTGGAAGTATAACAGGTGGAACAAGTGTGTTTACGATGTTGAACAACGTACAAAAGGTCTTAAAAGTCGCTGAGACGATGGGACCTATGATCAAACAATATGGTCCTGCAATGAGAAATCTGCCTTCCATCATGACAGCTCTTAAAGATTTCCAAAGCGGTTCGAGCTCAAAGGCAGAAAAAGATCCTGAGGCAGATACCTCCGAAAAACCGGAAAACACAGATCAAGCCACTGAAACGATTGAAAAAAGTGAACCTAAAAAAACCGTTGTAAAGAAAAATGAAAAGAAAGAAAAAAAGAAAACAGAAACGGAAGAAAAGGTGGTTGTGGCTGGTCCAAAATCTACTAAGACATCCATACAGGCCGAGGCACCACCCATGATTAAAAAAACACCAGCTGCTACTAAAGCTGTACCATCAGCACCTAAAACAAACGTACCTAAAGGCTACCACCTATCGGGGCCTAAACTATATGTATGAGTATAGTGTTTGAGTTCTTATGGTCTCTCCTTTATAATAAACACATACAGAAGTAAATCTCCCAAGACAGCATAGATCTCTGTGCTGTCTTTTATATGAAATAAAGGAGAGATCCAATATGGAAATCGTTAAAATATCTCCACGAGGTTATTGTTATGGCGTAGTGGACGCAATGGTCATGGCACGCCAAGCCGCTAATGATCCGACATTACCTAGACCCATCTATATACTTGGCATGATTGTTCACAATAAACATGTGACAGATGCCTTTGAAGATGAAGGGATTATCACCCTCGATGGTGCGAACAGACTTGATATTATTAAAAACATTGAATCAGGCACGGTTATCTATACGGCTCATGGTGTTTCACCAGAAGTTAGACGGATTGCTCACGAAAAAGGCTTATATGAGATCGATGCTACATGTCCTGATGTTACAAAGACACATGACCTTATCCGTGAGAAAGAAAAAGAAGGATATGAAATCATCTATATCGGTAAGAAAGGTCACCCTGAACCAGAAGGCGCCATTGGAATCGCACCTCATATTGTACACCTTGTTGAAAATACAGATGATTTAGATTCACTAAACGTTCAAAGTGACAAAATACTCATTACGAATCAAACGACGATGAGTCAATGGGATGTGGCAGAACTCATTAAAAGACTGCTTATGAGATATCCTTCTGCCGAGGTTCATAAAGAAATCTGTTTAGCGACTCAAGTCAGACAAGAAGCTGTTGCGAACCAAGCAGGTGATTGTGACTTGGTACTTGTAGTTGGAGATCCTAGAAGTAATAACTCAAATCGATTAGCACAAGTTTCAGAGGAAATTGCAGGAACAACAGCATACAGAATCTCTGATGTATCTGAAATCGACCTAAGTTGGTTAGAAGGCGTAAAGAAGGTAGGAATCACATCTGGCGCTTCCACACCAACTCCTATAACAAAAGAAGTGATTGATTTCCTAAAAAACTTTGACGATAAAAATGAAGAAACATGGAAAAAAGAACGAAAGGTAACACTTAATCGCATTCTTCCAAAAGTTAAAGAGAAAAAGTCATAAAAAAAACAGCTGGGTGTTCCAGCTGTTCTTTTTTTTAGTGTATGAGGTTCAAATCATGGTCTACATAAACGAAAATGGATCGGTAACGATGTTTGATTTTACAACCTCCGTCTCGTATTTGTGATTCATTAGTTTTTGTTCAAGTAAATCTTTGAGTTTACTTTTCATGATCTGTTCAATATGATGTCCAGCATCTATAATTGTAAGCCCCTCTTCTTGAGCATCATGGGCATTATGATAATAGATGTCTCCCGTTACTAATACATCGGCTCCTTTATAAAGAGCTGGATAAATATATTTATTGCCATCACCGCCCACGACGGCAACTTTTTTAATACTAGAATTCTTACCTTTTATTACTCGAAGATGGGATAATCCAAAAACTTTTTTCACATGCTCTACAAATTCCTGAAGATTCATTTCTTTTGAGAGTTTTCCAATCTTCCCAATTCCGAGCTCCTCGCCTTTATTCAAAAGCGGGTAAAGATCATACGCTACCTCTTCATAAGGGTGCGCTTTTTTCATTGCCGAAATAACCATCTTTTGTATAGATTCTGGTAGGATTGATTCAATCTTCACTTCTTCTACTTTCTCCAACTGCCCCTGTTTTCCAATATAAGGTGATGTACCTTCTAGGGGAGTAAACGTCCCAATACCATTACTTGTGAACGTACAGTGACTATAATTTCCGATATGACCAGCTCCAGCATTACCTATAGCATCCTTTACTTGTTCTTCATGTGTACGTGGTACGAACACAGATAACTTTACGAGTTTATCTTCATACGTTGTGGATAATACTTCGGTGTTCATTAATTGCAGTTGATCAGCCAGCCATTCGTTCACACCTAGCGATGTAACATCTAAGTTCGTATGTGCTGCATAAACCGCTATATCATTCTTGATTAATTTTTCAATAACCTTACCTTTTGATGTGCTGATATCAATCTTTTTCAATGGACGGTATAGCAGAGGATGATGAGCAATGATCAGATCAACTTTTCCTTCAATCGCTTCATCCACGACACTTTCTAAAACATCAAGTGCAATCATCACTTTTTGTACGGGTTTGTTCAATGAACCAACTTGCAAACCGATAGGGTCACCTTCTACGGCCATCTTTTTAGGTGCGAAACTTTCTAAAAGAGAAATGATATATTGCCCATTTGCGCATTTACTCAAGATATCCACTCCTCTGCGTATTGAATGTTTCTTCTTAATTCATCTCTTTTTTCCTCTGCTGCTACTCCTGAACTATTTTCCATCTGAGTCAAAATAGCGTTCCATTGCTTGACTTCCCCTGCCCACTTGTCCTTAAACGCTTCGTTCTGATTCTTTAATAAGAATGGTCCGAACAATAATTCCGCTTCTTGATGTTTCGTATACGGTTGTTCCCCTGAACGTTCAGCTACAAGAATTTCGTAAATCTTGCCATCCTCTTTTAAAATCTCTTCAGCGATCAATACCCAGTTCTCTTTTAAAAGCCACTTTCTTACAGTCTTTGA encodes the following:
- a CDS encoding deoxyribonuclease IV — translated: MIKLGSHVSMSGKKMLLAASEEAVSYGANTFMIYTGAPQNTRRKKIEDLNIEAGTKHMIENGIVDIVVHAPYIINIGNAVKPETFELGVDFLRREIERTDALGAKQIVLHPGAHVGEGSEIGIKKIIEGLNEVLTKEQNVQIALETMAGKGSECGKTFEELAQIIDGVSLNEKLSVCFDTCHTHDAGYDIVHDFDGVMNQFDKLIGIDRIKVFHINDSKNVTGAAKDRHENIGFGHIGFDALNYIVHHEQFKDIPKILETPYVGTDKNNKKPPYQLEIEMIKAKTFDPELQNKLLQP
- a CDS encoding DEAD/DEAH box helicase encodes the protein MKSPFERLKINESLQTALSGIGFERPTDIQERVIPGIINGQDMIGQSQTGSGKTFAFLLPLMHRIDITKDEVQAVITAPTRELAQQIYNEFLKISEHMPEDKQIRAKAIVGGTDRKRMAEKLKTVPQLVIGTPGRIKDLVNAQELVVFTANMLVVDEADQMLDMGFIEDVDLIASRMANELQMMVFSATVPEKLQPFLKKYMQNPKHVHVEPQHITAKDIKHVLIQAKHNDKLPTLIKTARNYNPYFAIIFANTKKAVDEIADAMSAEGMSVERLHGDIPPRTRKSIMKRVQKAEFQFLVATDLAARGIDIKGVSHIINYEFPKDLDFYIHRAGRTGRAGMSGICASLYEQTDQHSVQKLKEKKIIFHIEQYKNGEWVPVKPSKKSTGAKEQDGVYVPKPRKVKPGYKKKMDEQKKKLMKKKRRNIR
- the vrrA gene encoding VrrA/YqfQ family protein: MQPFYRYPNQPQHPMQPFQVNPYLQNMNGMNGMPRQMGSVDRFLGTIGSGGSITGGTSVFTMLNNVQKVLKVAETMGPMIKQYGPAMRNLPSIMTALKDFQSGSSSKAEKDPEADTSEKPENTDQATETIEKSEPKKTVVKKNEKKEKKKTETEEKVVVAGPKSTKTSIQAEAPPMIKKTPAATKAVPSAPKTNVPKGYHLSGPKLYV
- a CDS encoding 4-hydroxy-3-methylbut-2-enyl diphosphate reductase, with protein sequence MEIVKISPRGYCYGVVDAMVMARQAANDPTLPRPIYILGMIVHNKHVTDAFEDEGIITLDGANRLDIIKNIESGTVIYTAHGVSPEVRRIAHEKGLYEIDATCPDVTKTHDLIREKEKEGYEIIYIGKKGHPEPEGAIGIAPHIVHLVENTDDLDSLNVQSDKILITNQTTMSQWDVAELIKRLLMRYPSAEVHKEICLATQVRQEAVANQAGDCDLVLVVGDPRSNNSNRLAQVSEEIAGTTAYRISDVSEIDLSWLEGVKKVGITSGASTPTPITKEVIDFLKNFDDKNEETWKKERKVTLNRILPKVKEKKS
- a CDS encoding Nif3-like dinuclear metal center hexameric protein: MSKCANGQYIISLLESFAPKKMAVEGDPIGLQVGSLNKPVQKVMIALDVLESVVDEAIEGKVDLIIAHHPLLYRPLKKIDISTSKGKVIEKLIKNDIAVYAAHTNLDVTSLGVNEWLADQLQLMNTEVLSTTYEDKLVKLSVFVPRTHEEQVKDAIGNAGAGHIGNYSHCTFTSNGIGTFTPLEGTSPYIGKQGQLEKVEEVKIESILPESIQKMVISAMKKAHPYEEVAYDLYPLLNKGEELGIGKIGKLSKEMNLQEFVEHVKKVFGLSHLRVIKGKNSSIKKVAVVGGDGNKYIYPALYKGADVLVTGDIYYHNAHDAQEEGLTIIDAGHHIEQIMKSKLKDLLEQKLMNHKYETEVVKSNIVTDPFSFM